From Ignisphaera aggregans DSM 17230, the proteins below share one genomic window:
- a CDS encoding 1-Cys peroxiredoxin (COGs: COG0450 Peroxiredoxin~InterPro IPR019479:IPR000866:IPR013740~KEGG: hbu:Hbut_0228 peroxiredoxin family protein~PFAM: alkyl hydroperoxide reductase/ Thiol specific antioxidant/ Mal allergen; Peroxiredoxin-like; Redoxin domain protein~SPTR: A2BJD9 Probable peroxiredoxin~PFAM: C-terminal domain of 1-Cys peroxiredoxin; AhpC/TSA family), whose translation MVGQIPLIGEKFPEMTVVTTHGVKKLPDDYKGKWLVLFSHPADFTPVCTTEFYAFAKRYNDFKELNTELLGHSVDSVYSHIKWIEWIKEKLGIEIPFPIIADPTGDVARKLGFLHAQSASHTVRAVFIVDPDGIIRAILYYPQEVGRNIDEILRLLKALQVNTQYKVALPANWPNNELIGQNAIVPPASNVIDAAERLKQYKCYDWWFCYKEIPEQEAERARAFLKRVAGL comes from the coding sequence ATGGTTGGACAGATACCTTTAATTGGAGAAAAATTTCCAGAAATGACTGTAGTAACAACACATGGAGTTAAAAAATTACCGGATGACTATAAGGGCAAATGGCTAGTGCTATTTAGCCATCCAGCAGACTTTACCCCTGTTTGTACAACAGAGTTCTATGCCTTTGCAAAGAGATACAATGATTTCAAGGAACTAAATACAGAGCTACTTGGTCATAGCGTTGATAGTGTATATAGCCATATAAAATGGATTGAATGGATAAAGGAGAAACTTGGCATCGAAATACCATTCCCAATAATTGCAGATCCTACAGGTGATGTAGCAAGAAAACTTGGCTTCCTACATGCACAGAGTGCAAGCCATACTGTTAGAGCTGTATTCATAGTTGATCCAGATGGTATTATAAGGGCTATACTCTATTATCCACAAGAAGTTGGAAGAAATATTGATGAGATTCTAAGACTATTAAAAGCTCTTCAAGTAAATACACAGTATAAAGTTGCTCTTCCAGCTAACTGGCCAAATAATGAATTGATAGGGCAGAACGCTATAGTTCCTCCAGCGAGTAATGTTATTGATGCTGCAGAGAGGTTAAAGCAGTACAAATGCTATGACTGGTGGTTCTGCTATAAAGAGATACCAGAGCAGGAAGCAGAGAGAGCTAGAGCATTTCTAAAGAGAGTTGCTGGGTTATAG
- a CDS encoding hypothetical protein (KEGG: smr:Smar_1387 regulatory protein, MarR~PFAM: HTH domain) — MVIYYLPKYLERVLELVRIGYATPEDISKRLDISISTARKYLDNLRMLGIVIKKDNMYIYIEDILQKLFRSCEEAKNFVFYVTSDKPKFLAIRNVIQLWAILKYDIVDSTSLVYSVYNGYLQKWLTDVLNENELANKINDLIVMHMRPEELREKLLKIIEEHINSKISKYIVAES, encoded by the coding sequence ATGGTTATATACTATTTGCCTAAATATCTTGAACGTGTTTTGGAGCTTGTAAGGATAGGTTATGCTACCCCTGAAGATATTTCCAAGAGACTTGATATATCGATAAGTACAGCGCGAAAGTATCTCGATAATCTACGTATGTTAGGGATAGTTATTAAGAAGGATAATATGTACATATATATTGAAGACATACTACAGAAACTCTTTAGGAGTTGTGAAGAGGCTAAGAATTTTGTATTCTATGTAACTAGTGATAAACCAAAATTCTTAGCTATAAGAAATGTAATTCAGTTATGGGCAATCTTAAAGTATGATATTGTTGATTCTACATCACTTGTCTACAGTGTTTACAATGGATATCTACAGAAGTGGCTTACTGATGTACTTAATGAAAATGAGTTAGCAAATAAAATAAATGATCTTATAGTGATGCATATGAGGCCCGAGGAATTGAGAGAAAAACTGTTAAAGATAATTGAAGAGCATATTAATTCAAAAATCTCTAAATACATAGTAGCAGAGAGCTAG
- a CDS encoding protein of unknown function DUF62 (COGs: COG1912 conserved hypothetical protein~InterPro IPR002747~KEGG: dka:DKAM_0978 protein of unknown function DUF62~PFAM: protein of unknown function DUF62~SPTR: B8D5C3 Putative uncharacterized protein~PFAM: S-adenosyl-l-methionine hydroxide adenosyltransferase), whose protein sequence is MNFTSDVIVLLTDFGIEDPYVGMMKGVILSICPKVKVIDLTHSVRSFDIEHGAFVLYVSYKYFPRGAIFVCVVDPGVGSSRRPIAILTNNYIFIGPDNGLMTMAAEDDGIKKVFLIENQKLFRVPVSRSFHGRDIFAPIAAHIACGIPIELIGREIDQNTLVRLERGRYIRKIKENCIELKILTIDKFGNIVLSSSVKDILDMLEVGLNYTVTIYSKCRSHNAVIGEVFSVYPEGTLVLYENSFWLAELAVNKGSAKHLLCAEPGDTVLICR, encoded by the coding sequence ATGAATTTTACCTCAGATGTTATAGTGCTCCTAACTGATTTTGGTATAGAAGATCCATATGTAGGTATGATGAAAGGTGTTATATTGAGTATTTGTCCAAAGGTTAAAGTTATTGACTTGACTCATAGTGTTCGTAGTTTTGATATAGAGCATGGTGCTTTTGTCCTCTATGTTTCATATAAATATTTCCCCAGGGGAGCTATCTTTGTATGTGTTGTTGATCCTGGTGTCGGAAGTTCTAGAAGACCTATAGCTATTTTGACAAATAACTACATATTTATAGGACCTGATAACGGGTTGATGACTATGGCTGCAGAGGATGATGGTATAAAGAAAGTTTTTCTAATTGAAAATCAGAAATTGTTTAGAGTTCCTGTTTCTCGTTCTTTCCATGGAAGGGACATATTTGCTCCTATAGCAGCACATATTGCATGTGGTATTCCTATAGAGTTGATAGGTAGAGAAATTGATCAGAATACTTTGGTAAGGCTAGAGAGAGGAAGGTATATTAGGAAGATTAAAGAGAATTGTATTGAGCTAAAGATTCTTACAATAGATAAATTTGGAAATATTGTTTTATCGTCTAGTGTTAAAGATATATTAGATATGTTGGAAGTAGGTCTTAACTATACTGTAACTATATACTCAAAATGTAGATCGCATAATGCTGTCATTGGTGAGGTATTTTCAGTTTATCCAGAGGGGACACTGGTTCTATATGAGAATAGTTTTTGGCTTGCTGAACTAGCTGTTAATAAGGGTTCTGCTAAACATCTCTTATGTGCTGAACCTGGTGATACAGTTCTTATCTGTAGATAG
- a CDS encoding peptidase zinc-dependent (COGs: COG1913 Zn-dependent protease~InterPro IPR012962~KEGG: hbu:Hbut_0618 Zn-dependent protease~PFAM: peptidase zinc-dependent~SPTR: A2BKG5 Predicted Zn-dependent protease~PFAM: Peptidase family M54), with amino-acid sequence MQLYKSYLLEIFRTRNVENDVLLIVAKTIGDAFGFNIDIRDQYLDIPMEIFDDVRNQYLAEGVLYIVYRHKKKDSFALVLADVDAYVPGLNFVFGLAIPSIRVAGVFLPRLRLDATAKVFIERLKKESLHELGHILGLDHCPYPHCVMNFSNSVFDVDRKSAKFCRKCSMKLLKKGFNINKEFVL; translated from the coding sequence ATGCAGTTATATAAGAGCTATCTCCTTGAAATATTTAGAACAAGGAATGTTGAAAATGATGTGTTGTTAATAGTAGCAAAAACTATAGGGGATGCTTTTGGCTTTAATATTGATATAAGAGATCAATATCTAGATATCCCTATGGAGATTTTTGATGATGTTCGTAATCAATATCTAGCTGAAGGTGTTCTATACATTGTTTATAGACATAAAAAGAAAGATTCTTTTGCATTGGTGTTAGCAGATGTTGATGCATATGTACCTGGTCTGAACTTTGTATTTGGATTAGCAATCCCGTCGATTAGAGTTGCAGGTGTTTTTCTGCCAAGGCTAAGACTTGATGCTACGGCTAAAGTCTTTATAGAGAGATTAAAGAAGGAATCTCTACATGAACTAGGACATATCCTAGGTCTAGATCATTGTCCATATCCCCACTGTGTTATGAATTTTAGTAATAGTGTTTTTGATGTTGATAGAAAAAGTGCTAAATTCTGTAGGAAATGCTCCATGAAGCTATTGAAGAAGGGTTTTAATATAAATAAGGAGTTCGTATTATGA
- a CDS encoding amino acid ABC transporter ATP-binding protein, PAAT family (COGs: COG1126 ABC-type polar amino acid transport system ATPase component~InterPro IPR003395:IPR003439:IPR003593:IPR017871~KEGG: hbu:Hbut_0687 glutamine transport ATP-binding protein P~PFAM: ABC transporter related; SMC domain protein~SMART: AAA ATPase~SPTR: A2BKN2 Glutamine transport ATP-binding protein P~PFAM: ABC transporter), producing the protein MKSNEILIVEDLWKSYGNHIVLKGISFNVREGETKVIIGPSGSGKSTLLRCINLLIKPDRGSIVFDGIDITKLKSNISEIRSRIGFVFQHFNLFNHLTALDNVALGLIKVKRKSRSEAYNIAKEALLSVGITEDLWHKYPSQLSGGQQQRVAIARAIAMEPKIILFDEPTSALDPELVSEVLNVMENLSRKGMTMIVVTHEIGFAIKVADEIMFMDNGVIIERGDPRSIIFNPKNERVKKFMEKLLYVYKI; encoded by the coding sequence ATGAAGAGTAATGAAATTCTAATAGTAGAAGATCTATGGAAATCATATGGAAATCACATTGTTTTAAAAGGCATATCATTTAATGTAAGAGAAGGTGAAACAAAAGTTATTATAGGTCCTTCTGGTTCTGGCAAATCCACTTTACTAAGATGTATAAATCTTTTGATAAAACCTGATAGAGGTAGCATAGTATTTGATGGTATTGATATAACTAAGTTGAAATCTAATATCTCAGAGATTAGAAGTAGAATAGGATTTGTTTTTCAACATTTTAATTTGTTTAATCATCTTACAGCACTTGATAATGTAGCTCTTGGACTTATAAAGGTTAAAAGGAAGAGTAGGAGTGAGGCTTATAATATTGCTAAAGAAGCACTTCTATCTGTAGGAATTACAGAGGATCTATGGCATAAATATCCCTCACAACTATCAGGTGGACAACAACAAAGAGTTGCTATTGCAAGAGCTATTGCAATGGAGCCCAAAATTATATTATTTGATGAGCCTACATCTGCTTTAGATCCTGAACTAGTCTCAGAAGTTCTAAATGTTATGGAGAATCTATCACGAAAAGGAATGACAATGATTGTTGTAACTCATGAAATAGGTTTTGCGATAAAAGTAGCTGATGAGATTATGTTTATGGATAATGGTGTTATAATTGAGAGAGGAGATCCTAGGAGTATTATATTTAATCCAAAGAATGAAAGAGTTAAAAAATTCATGGAAAAACTTCTATATGTTTATAAAATATGA
- a CDS encoding hypothetical protein (KEGG: cma:Cmaq_1643 hypothetical protein~PFAM: Integral membrane protein DUF95), with protein sequence MYLVINNIDLYTSYTLLLMPHTYIEFLAYTITLTTSLRIMFNLFRRKTEKADILIDVIIVLLSYLLLFISSVIESMGI encoded by the coding sequence ATGTATCTAGTTATTAATAATATCGATCTCTATACCTCATATACCCTACTCCTTATGCCGCATACATATATAGAGTTTCTAGCCTATACAATAACCCTTACAACATCTCTGAGAATAATGTTTAATCTCTTTAGGAGGAAAACAGAGAAAGCAGATATTCTAATAGATGTTATAATAGTCTTACTATCTTATCTATTGCTATTTATATCATCGGTTATAGAGAGTATGGGTATCTAA
- a CDS encoding polar amino acid ABC transporter, inner membrane subunit (COGs: COG0765 ABC-type amino acid transport system permease component~InterPro IPR000515:IPR010065~KEGG: hbu:Hbut_0686 glutamate/aspartate transport system permease protein~PFAM: binding-protein-dependent transport systems inner membrane component~SPTR: A2BKN1 Glutamate/aspartate transport system permease protein~TIGRFAM: polar amino acid ABC transporter, inner membrane subunit~PFAM: Binding-protein-dependent transport system inner membrane component~TIGRFAM: amine acid ABC transporter, permease protein, 3-TM region, His/Glu/Gln/Arg/opine family): MDNGLSVTMNTFLPYVYVIMSGIVNTLILSITGFILATVLGLIFSFIEIYGPNIISLIIDWMLRIIRGIPLVLMLFIIFYGLPQLGIRFSPIVSAILGIGIIDSAYQAQLFRGIIITVSERQLEAAYSIGLSTWNAFRYIVIPQAFRIALPAWINEFSIVLKDSSMAYAIGVTEIFTQAIHVANATMDYLTPLVFVSIIYFLICYPLSQLSNHLHKKLSLMGFI; the protein is encoded by the coding sequence TTGGATAATGGGTTAAGTGTAACAATGAATACATTTTTACCATATGTATATGTTATTATGTCTGGAATCGTAAATACGTTGATACTATCTATTACTGGATTTATTCTAGCTACAGTTCTAGGACTTATCTTCTCGTTTATAGAGATCTATGGACCTAATATAATTTCATTGATTATCGACTGGATGTTAAGGATTATTCGAGGTATTCCACTTGTTTTAATGTTATTCATAATATTCTATGGATTGCCACAACTAGGTATAAGATTTTCACCAATAGTCTCAGCTATACTAGGAATAGGGATAATAGATTCTGCTTATCAAGCACAGCTATTTAGAGGGATAATAATAACTGTGAGTGAGAGACAACTTGAAGCAGCATATTCTATAGGTTTAAGTACATGGAATGCCTTTAGATATATAGTAATTCCACAAGCATTTAGAATTGCTTTGCCTGCGTGGATAAATGAATTCTCAATAGTTCTTAAAGACTCTTCTATGGCCTATGCCATAGGTGTTACAGAGATCTTTACACAAGCTATACATGTTGCCAATGCTACAATGGATTATCTAACACCATTAGTATTTGTATCAATAATATACTTTCTAATATGCTATCCATTATCACAGCTCTCAAATCATCTTCACAAAAAGTTATCACTAATGGGGTTTATTTAG
- a CDS encoding dihydroxyacid dehydratase (COGs: COG0129 Dihydroxyacid dehydratase/phosphogluconate dehydratase~InterPro IPR000581:IPR020558:IPR004404~KEGG: pab:PAB0895 dihydroxy-acid dehydratase~PFAM: dihydroxy-acid and 6-phosphogluconate dehydratase~PRIAM: Dihydroxy-acid dehydratase~SPTR: Q9UZ03 Dihydroxy-acid dehydratase~TIGRFAM: dihydroxy-acid dehydratase~PFAM: Dehydratase family~TIGRFAM: dihydroxy-acid dehydratase) → MYLRSDLVKSGIERAPHRALFKALGLTDEELSRPLIGIANSWNEVIPGHKHLREIAEAVKAGVRLAGGTPLEFNTIGICDGIAMGHEGMKYSLPSRELIADSIEIMAKAYQFDGLVMISSCDKIIPGMLMAMARLNIPSIFISGGPMLAGRYRGRDIDLHDVFEAVGAYNAGKISLDELKAIEEAACPGVGSCAGMFTANTMNVLTEAIGISLPGNGTAPAVSAERIRIAKKTGMMIVELVKRGIRPRDIMNREAFLDAIAVDMALGGSTNTILHLMAIAHEAGVNLTLDDFDEISEKTPTLAKLSPAGPYHVQDLHEAGGVLAIMKELSKRNLIHRDRITVSLKTVGELIESATVFRRDVIRPIEEPWLSRGGIMILKGSLAPKGAVIKISALSEDLYFFEGVARVFNSEEEAVKAIMNGKIEKGDAVIIRYEGPKGGPGMREMLTATAVLAGMGLDRDVALITDGRFSGATRGLCIGHVSPEAAEGGPIAVVEDGDRIRIDLRSKRIDLLVEQEIIEERLKKWSLPRKDLKGYLLRYSKQVTSAYTGAIFIS, encoded by the coding sequence ATGTATCTAAGAAGTGATTTGGTTAAATCTGGGATTGAGAGAGCTCCACATAGAGCATTGTTCAAGGCTTTAGGGCTTACAGATGAAGAATTGTCTAGACCTTTGATAGGAATAGCTAATTCTTGGAATGAGGTTATACCTGGACATAAGCATCTTAGGGAGATAGCCGAAGCTGTTAAAGCAGGTGTTAGACTTGCTGGGGGCACACCACTAGAATTTAACACAATAGGTATCTGTGATGGTATAGCTATGGGTCATGAAGGAATGAAGTATTCCTTACCATCTAGAGAGCTTATTGCCGACTCTATAGAGATTATGGCAAAAGCTTATCAATTCGATGGCCTTGTAATGATTTCTTCCTGTGATAAGATTATACCAGGTATGCTTATGGCTATGGCAAGATTAAACATTCCATCGATATTCATCTCTGGTGGACCAATGCTAGCTGGTAGGTATAGAGGTAGAGATATAGATCTCCATGATGTTTTTGAAGCTGTAGGAGCATATAATGCTGGAAAGATAAGCTTAGATGAGCTTAAGGCTATAGAGGAAGCTGCATGTCCTGGTGTAGGCTCATGCGCAGGAATGTTTACTGCAAATACTATGAATGTACTGACTGAGGCTATAGGAATATCTCTTCCAGGCAATGGAACAGCTCCTGCGGTTTCTGCAGAGAGAATTAGAATTGCTAAAAAGACTGGGATGATGATAGTAGAACTTGTTAAAAGGGGTATAAGACCTCGTGATATAATGAATAGAGAGGCTTTTCTCGATGCAATAGCTGTAGATATGGCTTTAGGTGGATCAACAAATACAATTCTACATCTAATGGCTATAGCCCATGAGGCTGGAGTAAATCTCACTTTAGATGATTTTGATGAGATAAGTGAAAAAACTCCAACGCTTGCTAAACTTAGTCCTGCCGGTCCATATCATGTTCAAGATCTTCATGAGGCAGGAGGGGTATTGGCTATAATGAAGGAATTGTCTAAGAGGAATCTTATACATAGAGATAGAATTACTGTATCGCTAAAGACTGTAGGTGAATTGATAGAAAGTGCTACAGTATTTAGGAGGGATGTGATAAGACCTATTGAGGAGCCCTGGCTTAGTAGAGGAGGTATAATGATTTTAAAGGGTAGTTTAGCTCCTAAGGGAGCTGTAATAAAGATTTCAGCACTTTCAGAAGATTTATACTTCTTCGAAGGTGTAGCTAGGGTATTTAATTCTGAGGAGGAGGCTGTTAAAGCTATTATGAATGGAAAGATTGAGAAAGGAGATGCTGTTATAATAAGATATGAAGGGCCAAAAGGTGGACCAGGTATGAGGGAAATGCTTACAGCAACAGCTGTACTAGCTGGAATGGGTTTGGATAGAGATGTTGCTCTAATTACAGATGGAAGATTTTCAGGTGCAACAAGAGGTTTATGTATAGGTCATGTATCACCTGAAGCTGCAGAGGGAGGTCCTATAGCAGTGGTTGAAGATGGTGATAGAATTAGAATTGATCTTAGGTCAAAGAGAATAGATCTGTTGGTAGAACAAGAAATAATAGAGGAAAGATTGAAGAAATGGAGTCTGCCAAGAAAGGATTTGAAGGGCTATTTATTGAGATACTCAAAACAAGTGACATCTGCATATACAGGTGCTATTTTTATATCTTAG
- a CDS encoding extracellular solute-binding protein family 3 (COGs: COG0834 ABC-type amino acid transport/signal transduction systems periplasmic component/domain~InterPro IPR001638:IPR001320~KEGG: hbu:Hbut_0685 glutamine-binding periplasmic protein precursor~PFAM: extracellular solute-binding protein family 3~SMART: extracellular solute-binding protein family 3; ionotropic glutamate receptor~SPTR: A2BKN0 Glutamine-binding periplasmic protein~PFAM: Bacterial extracellular solute-binding proteins, family 3) has product MIPTKTLIIVIVAILVIALAIGVLYPYMVNIFHRESKCKIRVGTSPDFPPFEYIDDKGNIVGIDIDMMKILSNKIGCDMEIVSIDFNGLIPALINNQIDVIASGMTITEERAKVVAFTKPYWSADQAIVIRKDANINPQSLNDLVNLRVGVQSGTTAEQMISEFVSSTGKNINMVSYQSYVLAIQDLLAGRLDAVVVDSPVANMFVKQYNVKISNIITTNESYGLAVRKDNTELLNKLNKALDEFLNSDEWQQILRKYLG; this is encoded by the coding sequence ATGATCCCTACTAAGACTCTAATTATAGTAATTGTAGCGATACTAGTTATAGCACTAGCTATTGGAGTACTATATCCATATATGGTGAATATCTTTCATAGAGAATCAAAGTGTAAGATTAGAGTTGGAACCTCTCCTGATTTTCCACCCTTTGAATATATAGATGATAAGGGAAATATTGTAGGTATAGATATAGATATGATGAAAATACTATCAAATAAAATTGGATGTGATATGGAGATAGTATCAATAGATTTCAATGGTCTAATACCTGCATTAATTAATAACCAGATTGATGTTATAGCTTCTGGAATGACTATAACTGAGGAAAGAGCTAAGGTTGTTGCATTTACAAAACCTTACTGGTCTGCTGATCAAGCAATCGTTATCAGAAAAGATGCTAATATCAATCCCCAGTCACTTAATGATTTAGTAAATCTTAGGGTAGGGGTTCAAAGTGGTACTACAGCTGAACAGATGATTAGCGAATTCGTAAGTAGTACAGGTAAAAACATTAATATGGTGAGTTATCAGAGCTATGTTTTAGCTATACAGGATTTACTTGCAGGAAGACTTGATGCTGTTGTCGTTGATTCGCCAGTTGCAAATATGTTTGTTAAGCAATACAACGTGAAGATCTCAAACATTATTACTACTAATGAAAGTTATGGTCTTGCTGTTAGAAAGGATAATACTGAATTGCTAAATAAACTTAATAAAGCTTTAGATGAATTTCTTAACTCTGATGAATGGCAACAGATATTAAGAAAGTATCTTGGATAA
- a CDS encoding ubiquitin-associated- domain-containing protein (COGs: COG1308 Transcription factor homologous to NACalpha-BTF3~InterPro IPR000449:IPR002715~KEGG: smr:Smar_0871 nascent polypeptide-associated complex protein~PFAM: ubiquitin-associated- domain-containing protein~SPTR: A3DMW1 Nascent polypeptide associated complex NAC~PFAM: NAC domain~TIGRFAM: alpha-NAC-related protein) — MLPINPRELQKQLKQLKRMGVKIESIENVERVSIEMKDKILVLNEPEVIVFEMGNQKIFYVTSQDIHEEAKTQEIVSKPSEKIEVGIKDEDVSFIAEYAGVSMDEAREALIEAQGDIARAIELIQQRRRTSE; from the coding sequence ATGTTACCTATAAATCCTCGTGAACTTCAAAAACAATTAAAACAGCTAAAGAGGATGGGGGTTAAAATAGAATCTATTGAAAATGTAGAGAGAGTTTCTATAGAAATGAAGGATAAGATCTTAGTGCTAAATGAGCCAGAGGTTATAGTGTTTGAAATGGGCAATCAAAAGATATTCTATGTAACCTCTCAAGATATACATGAAGAGGCGAAAACTCAAGAAATTGTTAGTAAGCCTAGTGAGAAAATTGAGGTAGGCATAAAAGATGAGGATGTAAGTTTCATTGCTGAATATGCTGGTGTTAGTATGGATGAAGCTAGAGAGGCATTAATAGAGGCTCAAGGTGATATAGCTAGAGCTATAGAGCTTATACAGCAGAGGCGGAGGACTAGTGAGTAG
- a CDS encoding polar amino acid ABC transporter, inner membrane subunit (COGs: COG0765 ABC-type amino acid transport system permease component~InterPro IPR000515:IPR010065~KEGG: smr:Smar_1543 polar amino acid ABC transporter, inner membrane subunit~PFAM: binding-protein-dependent transport systems inner membrane component~SPTR: A3DPR9 Polar amino acid ABC transporter, inner membrane subunit~TIGRFAM: polar amino acid ABC transporter, inner membrane subunit~PFAM: Binding-protein-dependent transport system inner membrane component~TIGRFAM: amine acid ABC transporter, permease protein, 3-TM region, His/Glu/Gln/Arg/opine family), whose translation MILNNILLIVENYGNMIIAGLAMTFFITLSSFILGFLLGLIIAITRVFGPKFIGMIFTTFVELIRGTPMMVQLFFVYYALPYLGIKLSPLLSALIAISLNSAAYQSEYLRVSISSIPSSQIEASYSLGLTKTQTILSIVIPQCIRIAIPALTNEAVYLFKYSSIAYFITVPELMYISMYIGSRTFRYIEIYTLIAIIYIVISIILTEISRRIEQKYSYYVVSYKRRIV comes from the coding sequence ATGATATTAAATAATATTTTGCTTATTGTTGAAAACTATGGGAATATGATCATAGCTGGTTTAGCTATGACATTCTTTATAACATTATCATCATTTATCTTAGGATTTCTTCTAGGTCTTATCATAGCTATTACACGTGTTTTTGGCCCAAAATTTATAGGAATGATATTTACAACATTTGTAGAACTTATTCGTGGAACGCCAATGATGGTTCAGCTATTCTTTGTGTACTATGCTCTTCCATACCTAGGTATTAAGCTATCTCCATTACTTTCTGCTCTAATAGCCATAAGTCTTAATTCTGCAGCATACCAATCAGAATACTTAAGAGTGTCCATTAGCTCTATACCATCATCTCAGATTGAAGCTTCATATTCTCTTGGACTAACTAAAACACAAACAATACTAAGTATAGTTATTCCTCAGTGTATAAGAATAGCAATTCCAGCACTTACTAATGAAGCTGTCTATCTCTTTAAGTACTCCTCAATAGCATATTTCATTACAGTACCTGAACTAATGTATATTAGTATGTATATAGGTAGTAGAACCTTTCGCTATATAGAGATATATACATTAATTGCCATCATATACATAGTTATTTCAATAATTCTTACAGAGATTTCAAGAAGGATTGAACAGAAGTATTCATATTATGTTGTATCATATAAGAGAAGAATAGTATAA